TTATTCCTAAATATAATTTATAAATTTAAACACTTATGTATAATGAAATGTAACTATAAATATACACGAACAAACGTTCCAAGTCAATTATGGCTTTAATAATTTAATTACTCCATTCATGTCACATATTCCTGCAAATAAATAAAAAATTCACAGTTAGAAAATAAAGATGATATCGTGATTGCTCTTTCTTGTTACATCTGCAAGATGCAGGCTTGTCCATATAATATACATATGATGAAAGGTTGAAGATAGAACATGCAAATTCAATTTGTAACCGTAGGGAAATTAAAAGAAAAATATTTTGTTCAAGGTATTTCTGAATATACGAAACGGTTACAGCCATATGTAAAGGTAAAAATCATAGAAGTGTCAGATGAAAAAGCACCAGAACAATTAAGTGAAGCAGAAGCCAAACAGGTAAAAGAGAAAGAAGGCAAACGTATCCTAACGCAAATTAAACCAGATCACTATGTATTTGCCTTAGCGATTAACGGACAATTGTGGTCTTCAGAGCAACTAGCTGAAAATATTGAAAAACTAACGACTTATGGTCGTAGTCAACTCACCTTTGTGATTGGTGGTTCATTGGGGTTATCTGATGAAGTATTAAATAGAGCGGATCAGAAGCTTTCTTTTGGTAAAATGACCTATCCGCATCAGTTGATGCGTTTGATCTTGGTGGAGCAGGTTTATCGGGCGTTTAAGATTAATCGGGGGGAACCGTATCATAAGTGATTGTCGGTTTTTAAGGAGAGTGTAAATTGCAAGATGCTAGTTTCCTGAAGGATGTACTGAAGAATTACTTGGAAGTTTACTTGCTAGATGATACTCATGACTTCAAACTTGTCAATAATAATCTCGATAAGGTAAGCTATTTTTATATAAAAAAACGCACCTTAATTATTATAACAATTAAGGTGCAGTTACCTAGGAATCAGACGTGCTCCTTATTCAAATTTTTTTATTTCAAATCAAACCTATCAGCATCCATTACCTTCACCCATGCTGTAATAAAGTCACGTACAAATTTTTCTTGATTATCGTCTTGTGCATACACTTCAACTATTGCACGAAGAACTGAGTTTGAACCAAATACCAGGTCAAAACGAGATGCAGTACGTACTACTTCTCCTGTTTTACGGTCGTAGCCTTCATATTTGTTAAAGCCTGCTGGTTTCCATTCAATCCCCATGTCAAGCAGGTTTACAAAGAAGTCATTTGTTAAGGTACCATCCCGGTCAGTAAAAACTCCATGTTCTGTACCACCATGGTTTGTGCCGAGGACACGCATGCCGCCAAGCAAGACTGTCATTTCTGGTGCAGTTAAGCCTAGTAGTTGTGCTTTGTCTATCAGCATTTCTTCTGGGCTGATAGAGTATTCTTTTTTCTGGTAGTTACGGAATCCATCAGATACCGGCTCTAATACTTCAAAGTTTTCTACTTCTGTTTGTTCGGTGGTTGCGTCGCCACGACCAGGTGAGAATGGGACCGTTACATCAAAACCTGCATCTTTTGCTGCTTTTTCAATAGCTGCGTTTCCACCCAGTACGATTAAATCAGCAAGGCTGACTTTCTTATCAAACTTGCTTTGAAGGTCCACGTAGACTCCTAGGATTTTTTCTAGTTGTTCAGGTTCATTCGCTTCCCAGTCTTTTTGAGGAGCTAAACGGATGCGTGCACCGTTCGCACCTCCTCTCATATCAGAACCACGATATGTGCTTGCTGAAGCCCAAGCTGTTTTCACGAGTTCGCTTACGGTTAATCCTGTTTTCAGGATTTTTTCTTTTAGGTCAGTGATTTCGGCATCGGAAAGTTCGTAATTGACAGCTGGAATCGGATCCTGCCAAATTAACTCTTCTTTTGGAACCTCTGGACCCCAGTATCTTTCTTTAGGTCCCATGTCGCGGTGAAGTAATTTAAACCATGCACGAGAGAATGCATCCGCAAACTCTTCCGGATTTTCATAAAAACGACGAGAAATTTTTTCATATTCCGGATCCATACGCAAGGCCATATCTGCTGTTGTCATCATCGTTTTTACACGGATGGATGGATCTTCAGCATCAGGAGCCAAATGCTCTTCCTTCATATTGACAGGCGCCCATTGTGAAGCGCTTGCGGGACTCTTAGTCAATTCCCACTCATACCTGAATAACAGATCAAAGTAGCTATTATCCCATTTAGTAGGATTCGTTGTCCATGCACCTTCAACACCACTTGATATCGTATCACGGCCTTTTCCGCTCTTGTATGTGCTCTTCCAGCCAAACCCTTGTGTTTCAAGTGTCGCAGCTTCCGGGTCGTCGCCTACATTAGAAGCATCCCCTGCGCCATGTGCTTTACCAAATGTGTGTCCACCAGCAATAAGCGCCACTGTTTCTTGGTCATTCATCCCCATGCGTTCGAATGTATCTCGAATATCACGGGCACTTCCAAGTGGATCTGGATCTCCGTTTGGACCTTCCGGATTTACATAGATTAGCCCCATCTGTACAGCAGCAAGTGGATTTTCAAGTTCACGGTCACCAGAGTACCTGTTGTCTGCTAACCATTCTTTTTCTGAACCCCAATATACATCTTCCTCAGGATGCCAAATGTCCTCACGTCCTGCACCAAAACCAAACGTTTTCAATCCCATAGATTCAAGTGCCACGTTACCAGTTAACACAAGTAAGTCCGCCCAGGAAATTTTGTTTCCATACTTTTGTTTAATAGGCCATAACAGACGGCGAGCTTTATCAAGATTGACATTATCGGGCCAACTATTTAGAGGTGCAAAGCGCTGTGATCCAGATGAACCACCACCGCGTCCATCAGCCGTTCGATATGTACCTGCAGCATGCCAAGACATACGAATAAAGAATGGACCGTAGTGACCGTAGTCAGCAGGCCACCAATCCTGGCTATCTCTCATCAAAAGATGGAGATCTTTCTTTAGAGCATCATAATCGAGCTTAGAGAATTCTTCTTTATAATTAAAGTCTTCTCCCATTGGGTTGGATTTCTTGTCATGCTGGTGAAGAATGCCCAAGTTCAACTGGTTTGGCCACCAGTCTTTATTCGTTGTACCTCTAGGAGCTGTCGTTGTCGTGATTGCACTATCTTTGTGATGGGTTACAGGACATTGACCTGCAGATGCAGCTGTGTGCTCCTTTTGGTCAGGGTAATTGTTGTTCTCCATTCATCATTCTCCTTTCTATTTTTGGACATTAATCCAAGGTAATATTACATTTTGCCACAAATAGGTGTTAGAATATTTTAGTAATTATCACCATTTATTATAATGGATAGAAAGTTTGATTCAAAGGGTAATGTATTTCATAATGTTTACTATTTAATATTGTTTATCAGACTAATCACCTCATAATAAGTTATTCCACAGAGTCACTTTTAGAAGACAGGTGAAGAACTAATATTATTTTAAATATTAATTTGTGTTGGATTTGATGAAATGATGAAATTCTAACGCGTTTGTCGGGCATTTATGATTAATGGAATGGAACCGGATCATATTGACAATTTCTAGAATATTTCTATAATAATTAATCCATACTGGATATATAATTCTTCAATTTGACAAACTCAATTCATCTTTTATGTATTACTAATGTAGTAAAATAAATATATACAAACATGATTTCAGTTAGTCATTTTTATTTAGATTCCCTTAATCATAATTTTGGATTGTCTTTTATAGAAAATAGGGAGGGCTGCATCATGTATAAACCAGAACGTTTGAAAGTAAGTGTAGTTATTTTTCTACTCTTTATTTTGTTGTTTAGTTTTCCATTTTACAATATGGTTTCAGCAAATGGTCTAACAAAAGATTTTGAATTTGGAACGTGGCAAATGATTGTTGATGGAGAGTCTGGAGAAGGGGCATTTTTTTATCGATTTAATTTCAAAGACGAAGGTAAAGTAACTGTCATCAAACAATATGGTGGAAATAATATTGAAGAAGAAAAAACTTGGCAGCTTCATGAAAACATTCTTAGTATTACTAGTGATAGTGGTGCATTGATTACAGACTTTGATAATATTCCATTTACGGTTACTGAAGACGGTGATCTATTATATAAGAATGGTTTTTATGTAGGCGTTGCCAAAGAACATAATAGCCCATTATCGATATTTCATTGGGTTATGATTTTAGTCGTTTTAATGGGATTGAATGAACTGTTCCGAAAGTCAAAATGGGCAGGAATTATTTTTTATTTTATTTTACCTATTGCGTTATTGCCAATTTGGACAAGTTATGGTGTTACGTATTGGTTTAAGTGGGTAAAAGTATATTCAGTTGTAGGTGCTAGTGTTTGGTTTATATTGATGAGATATACTAAACTAGGTGGTTTAACATCAGCAAAACTTGTAGCTGCTTTATTTTTAGCACTAAATATTGGAGAAGCAGTTATGCAGGATTTTACAATGGGATATTTACCTAACGTTCTAAATGGAATAGCGGGTGTATTATCGATTGCTACTTTGTTTTACGGTTTTAAGGATATATATATTGAAGATACGAAAGAAAGAGATATGCTTTGGACAAAAATGCCTCTTTTATGGATTATAGCTTATGATATTTGGAACTGGGTTTTTGTTTATTTAAATTTCCCTGGCTCAGCATCTGCTCAATTTATGGTGTTGCTTTCATGTACAATACCTGCAATGTTTATAAAACAAGGGACTTGGTTACAAGCTCGGGCATTTACTTTAGCAGCTTGGTTCATGTACTATTTTACATTCCCGAGATTTACAGAGTCTGTAGAGTTACTAGTCCCACGAAACGACTTCTTAATGCTTTCTGTAGCAGTAATTAGTTTAATCGCAAATGCTGCATATGCTTATATTTATGTGAAACGTGTAATGAAATCGAAAAAACAAGGTAAACTTGCGCTTGTATAGATTATGAATTCACCTTTGAAAATATGGTGATGTGCAAAGTACCGCTCTAAAAAGGAGCGGTACTATTTTTCTTTAAATGCAGTAATCTTTAACTCACCATTCTCTAGGCTCATAATTCAGATCCTGGAATAACCGATTCTTTTCTTTTTTTGTTAAATCTCTCCACTGACCTAAAGGGAGATTTCCTAAATGAATATTCATGATTCTAGTTCGCTGTAGTCTGTAAACTTCGTAACCTAAAACTTCACACATTCGGCGTATTTGACGATTTAATCCTTGTGTTAATATAATTTGAAACTCAAACTTCGTTAGCTGTTTAACTTCACAAGGAAGTGTTTTTGTACCTAAAATTTTAACTCCTTCCGACATCTTTTTTAGGAACTCAGGGGTAATGGACTTGTCTACTGAAACTACATATTCCTTTTCGTGTTTATTTTCTACACGTAATATCTCATTTACAATATCTCCATCGTTTGTAAGAAGGATTAAACCATCTGAATCTTTATCAAGTCGCCCGATATTAAAAATTCTTAAAGGGTGATTAACCAGATCAATGATATTCCCTTTTACACCTTTTTCTGTGGTACTTGTAATTCCTGGTGGCTTATTTAGGGCGATATAGACGTTATTCCTAGCAATTCGGATAGGCTCTCCACTTACGACAACCTCATCTCCAGGCTCGACTTGACTGCCTATTTCAGCAACTTTGCCATTGATAGTGACTTTTCTTTCACGAATAAGCTTGTCTGCTCCACGTCTAGATGCTTTTCCAGTTTCACTAATATATTTATTTATACGCATGTTAACGACATCCTTAATTTAGAAAGTTATAGCTTTAAGAATACCCCAAATATCATTCTGTTTTCAAGGTTTCATCAAAATCAAAAACCTTTATTTAAAAATATCCAAATGGTAAAATTGTTGAATATAAAGAGGTAAGAGGTTGATGATAAGAAAGTATGTGTATTATTTGTAATGATGATAACAACTAGGAGTGGGATTCAATGCAAACTGTACAAAAGATTAAACAAATAGGAAAGAGATTCTACTATATGACACCAGTCTCAGAAACGGACCGACCGATTCTAGGGATGATTGTTGGAGATAAGAAGACATTGATGATTGATGCAGGAAACTCAGATGCACATACCCAATATTTTCTAAACGAGCTTTCAAAAAAACAAATATCTAAACCTGATATTGTAGTCATAACTCACTGGCACTGGGATCATATATTTGGTCTTTCGTCATTGACTAACACTGTTTCTATTTCTTCAAAAGAGACAAAAGAGGAGATGGAGAAATTAATTCCTCTCTCATGGTCAGATGAAGCGATTGATCAAAGAGTAAAAGAAGGGACAGAAATTGAATTTTGTGCAAACGCCATAAAAAAAGAGTTCGTAAATCATAGAGATATTACGATTACTTTACCCACTATGACATTTAAAAATAAACTTGAAATAGATCTTGGTGGAGAGAGCTGTGTATTACAACATGTTGGAGGAGATCACGCAGCAGATTCTGTGATAGTGTTTATAAAAGAAGAAAAGGTTTTGTTTCTGGGAGATTGTATTTATCCAGATATCTTTTCAAAGAAAACAAACTATACCATCAAAAGAACATTAGCATTGTTGGAAGTATTGGAAACATTTGAAGCGGAAACCTATGTTTATTCACATGGGACAGCGATCTCGAAAAAAGAGTTCAATCAGGAAGTTCATCTTTTAAGATCATTAGCCAAACATACCGAACTTTACAAAGGTGATAAAGAGAGCATAAAGGATGCATATACAAAACAAATGGAGCGTGAACTGAATGATGAAGAACTTGAAACGATTGAGTTCTTTGTGAATGGTTATCAAATGCAGCAATAATATATAGCTGTGAATTGTAGGGATTCTTAGCAAAATAATAGAATAAATAATATATGAAAATAATGAAGGGGAGGGGTTAAGTTGATTTCTTATGAAGAAGTAATGTCCAAACTTGAAGAGCTTGGAAATGAACAAACCAAAAAAATCTTTAAGAACCATGGAGCGGTCGAACCTTTATTTGGTGTAAAAGTTGGTGACCTAAAAAAACATCTGATGAAAAAAGTGAAAAAGGATAAAGACTTGGCTTTGAAATTATATGAATCTGGTAATAGCGATGCGATGTATTTGGCTGGTTTATCTGTTGACCCGAAACAAATGTCAAAAGAACAACTGCAGCGGTGGGTTGAACATGCTAACTGGTATATGTTAAGCGAATATACAGTTGCACAGGTAGCGGCTGAATCTCCATATGCATTAGAATTAGCTCGAGAGTGGATGTCCTCAGACAGTGAAATGATAGCTACCGCGGGCTGGAGTGTTTATTCTAATTACTTATCCATCACCCCAGACGAACAAATTGATGGGACAGAAGTAAAGAAACTCTTAGAAAAAGTGGAGCATTCTATTCATGAGGAAAGAAATCGTGTTCGTTATGTCATGAATGGGTTTGTTATTTCAGTAGGAGCTTATTATCCACCTCTGACTGAAAAAGCAAAACGTATTGCAGAAGTGATTGGGAAAGTAAAAGTCAATATGGGAAAAACGGCTTGTAAAGTCCCACTTGCTACAGAGTATATTAAAAAAATAGAGAGTAGAGAAGCGATTGGTAAGAAACGAAAATCGTGTATTTGTTAAAACATTTTTTAAACAAAGAAATAGACGATTCGTTAAAAAACCGTTTATATCAAAATAAGAATAGTGTAAAAGCTGGGTGTCTTTAATTTTACAGACTAATCCAGCTTTTTTTCGTATTGGAACAAAACTCCTATTGGATGTTATAAAAACAACACTAAAGTGTCTTTGGGTTTATAGAGAATGAAAGTAAGATAATTATAGTCGTAAAAAAAATGGTGATTTACGATAGGACGTTGATACTTATGAACACTGGAGCTTTGTGTATAAAATTTAAATAGGTATAAGAAAAATATTAACTTTGGAGGTGTATTATGGAAGCGGTTAAACGAAGTGAACATTTAATTGATCCGGAAATACGAGGTATTATAGATGAAATGGGCAGTATGGGTTTAACACCAGAAAATTATTTAGAAGTACGGGAACAAATGAAAGCGTTTTTCTCTTCTGATGTGAAAGAGCATTATGATGTAGAAATAGAAGAAGTTTGGATTGATAATATATTTGATGATTCTAAAGTAAGGTTGGTAATTACAAAACCTCAAAATAAAGTTAAGAAACTAAATCCATTCATTTATTCTATGCATGGCGGTGGTATGATTGTTGGTGGTCCAGAGTTAGATAATGAAACACATGCATTTTTAGCACATCACTATCATTTTATCGGTGTCTCCGTAGACTATCGTTTAGCCCCTGAATTTTCCCAACCAGCTCAATTGCATGATTGTTATTCAGGAATTAAATGGTGTATAGACCACGCTAAAGAATTAAATATTGATACTGAGAAAGTCGCTGTTGCTGGTGTAAGTGCTGGATCTGGATTAGCTGGCGGACTGGCACTATTTATTCGTGATCGTCAGGAATTTAATATTCATCATCTGCGATTATCCGTACCGATGTTAGATGATCGTACGGCTATTAAAGAGGCTCATCCATTTAATGGTGAATACTTTTTCAATCATGCCATCAATTATTTTGGGTGGAAGTCTGTTCTTAAACAAGAACCTGGAACTGAAGGCATTTCAGAATATTATTCCCCCGCTAGAGCAAAGACTTTTAAAGGTTTACCTAACACATATTTATGTGTAGGTTCGATTGAATTATTTGCCGATGAAACGCTTGATTTTGCAAAAAAACTAATGTATGACGGCGTGCCAGTCGAATTGCATTTATACCCTGGCTATCACCATCAAGGCTTATCGGTGCCAGGTGCATATCATGCGAAACGCGAAAACGAGAATAATTTAAATGCATTATTACGTGCATTAAAAATTTAAGAATAATAACATAGAAAATATTAATATAGACTTCTCATAAGTTGTCCAAACTTTTGAGAAGTCTCTTTTTTCAATTTTTGAATTAAGATAATACATTACTCATCTGAATGTAGTTGGTGCTCTGCTAAGTGAATAGCTTACACTTTCATATTGGAAAATCTACACTAAAGTGTCTATGGGTATATAAAGAATAGAAGTAAGATAGTTACAGTCTTAAATGAATCTGCAATAAATTGTAAGAACTCTAATGACTAACAAAAAAGTAGGAGGTATCATTTTGACCAACGTAAGTGAAACTATATATTCGAATGAAAAAGAATTAGATTTAAATAATTTTAAGAGAGGCCCTATCCTAGTAGCCTTGCTTATTGGGGCATTTGTAATGATCTTAAATGAAACGTTACTGAATATTGCTTTTCCTGATCTAATGATTGAATTTAAGATTAGTGCGTCCACCGTTCAATGGTTAGCGACTGCATATATGTTAGTAGTGGGAATTTTAGTACCCGTAACAGCCTTGCTGCAGCAATGGTTTACAACAAGGCAAATGTTTTTTGGAGCTATGACACTATTTGTAATTGGAACGATCGTTTGCTCCATCTCACCTGTTTTTGGAATTTTACTAGTCGGTCGTGTCATACAAGCGTTAGGCACGGGACTCATGATGCCTGTTTTAATGAATACAATATTAATCATATTTCCACCTGATAACCGAGGAGCAGCAATGGGAATGATTGGACTTGTAATCATGTCAGCTCCTGCGATTGGTCCTGCACTTTCTGGTTTAATTATTGATACCTTTAATTGGAGATGGTTATTTTATCTTGTTATTCCTTTAGCCGTATTTTCCATTTTATTTGCAAGTGCTTATTTGAAGAATGTATCTAAGTTAACGAGACCTAAAGTAGATATCATTTCCATCATACTTTCTACAATAGGATTTGGTGGAATTGTTTTTGGATTTAGCAGTGTTGGTGAAGGTTCATGGACTGATCCAATAGTATATTGGAGTATTACTGTAGGAGTCATTGCTTTAATTCTTTTTGTTTGGAAGCAACTACACATGAAAGAGCCTATGTTGAACTTACAAGCATTTAGGTATCCGATGTTTTCACTCGTCATCGTTTTAATGTTAATCATATTGATGAGTTTATTTTCAACGATCATCATGTTACCTTTATTTTTAATTAATATTTTAGGAGTTTCAGCCCTTACAGCAGGCTTAATTTTGATGCCTGGAGGAATTATCAATGGTATCTTAGCACCGATTTCAGGGGTTGTTTTTGATAAATTTGGTCCAAAAGTATTGGTTATACCAGGATTAATCTTGTTTAGTGTATCTATATATTTATTTTCTCAAATTGAATCCACATGGACGAGTGGATATGTTATATTTTTACATGTTTTAATGATGATCTCCATTGCAATGGTCATGATGCCAGCACAGACTACAGGTTTAAATCAGCTACCAAAAAACTTATATGCTCATGGAACAGCAATCATGAATACAATGCAACAAGTATCTGGGGCTATTGGTACTGCTTTGTTTATTAGCATTATGACTTCAGGGGCAACAGATTATATGGAATCATCTTCAGATCCTGCTAATCCAGTTGAATTGATTGAAGCTCAAATTTATGGTTTTCATATTTCATTTTTAGTAGGTGTATTTTTTGGAATCGTTGCACTTGCTTTAGGTATATTTATTAAAAAAACAAAATCACTGTAACCATTCTCGAAGGTAATCTAAATCTGCTTAATTGAAAGAAGGAATCCAGATAACGAGTATGAATTTGAGTATAAAGGAAAATGGGAACAGGCGGAAATCATTGAAGAGTCCATCTATGTAAAAGGAAAGAAATGATTGATTATCAAGTCATTGAAACGCGTCATGGACCAATTATTTCAGAATTGTTCGGCTAAAATAGAAAAAGGGATAGAGAGCAGCCCCTGCTTCAATGTGGTGAGGCAGGGGCTTTCTAAGTACTTATACACCCATTCGCTTACGCTGATTATTTATTTTTTTAGTTTGTTGACTTGTTAGTTTTTGGGTTTGATTTCCTCTGTTTTTTACAGCATTGTTTTGGGAATGGACTTGTTTGGAGTTTTGAAGCTTTTGTTTAATTGCGTCTTGTAAACTTACTTTCTTTTTTGGTTGATCTTTTAATTGATTATCTGATGCTTCATTTACCATGCTGTGTACTCCTTAAGGTTTTCATTCTTTATGATAGTTATATTCAATCTCTTCGTTTTGTTTATTAAAATCTACCTGCAACTGATGTCCTTCAAAATACCATAAGTCGCTTTCTTCTACATAATAGGTCACATTGTCTATTTCCACTGAAGCTCCTATTTTTTCAGGTTTATCGTGGGAAATACCAAGAGAAAAGCTAGTTTGAATCACACTGTGTCCACCATACTTAACAAAAAAATGTACATAATCACCTTGTTGTAATTGGAACTCATCTTTAAAATGATTTGCAGCTATAGGAGTGACTGTCAGATTCATCTTGCATCTCCCTTTCTATTAAATAGTAATTTAATTATGTCAAAGAATAGTTGCAAATGCAATGTAATTAAAGCCTTTTTACTTGGTAATCTATTCAAAAACATATAAATGAAATTGCCATGTGATGGAATAATTTATGGTAATGTAGAAATAGTTTAGTAGAGTTTCATAAATTAAGATTAGGTTTAGAATCTTTCTAATAGGGGGGTAATAACAGTTAAATAACAATTATGAAAGTCTATAAAACTTTTTATCTTTTTTATACTATAGTTGGTATAATTAGGATAAGGAGTTGATAGATTTGAAATATTACTCAATAGGCCAATTTGCAAAGTTAATTGGAAAAACAAAGGATACATTGCGAAATTGGGATAAACAAGGAAAATTTAAGCCTGATCACGTGTCAGTTAGTGGTTATCGATATTATTCTCAAGAACAACTTAATCACTTCTTAGGTATTAAAGGAGAAAAGCAATTAAACAAAAAAGTCATAGGTTATTGTAGAGTGTCCTCCCATAAGCAAAAAGATGATCTTGAAAGACAGATAGAAAACGTAAGAACCTATATGTTAGCAAAAGGTTATCAATTTGAAATCATTTCTGATATTGGCAGTGGGATTAACTACAATAAAAAGGGATTAAATCAACTCATAGATAAGATTACGAATTCAGAAGTAGAGAAAGTAGTCATCCTTTATAAAGATCGTTTAATTCGATTTGGTTTTGAATTAATAGAAAATCTATGTGACAAATATGGAACAACAATTGAAATTATAGATCACACGGAAAAAACCGAAGAACAAGAATTAGTTGAGGATTTAATTCAAATTGTGACTGTGTTTAGTTGCAGACTTCAAGGTAAAAGAGCCAACAAAGCTAAGAAAATGATTAAGGAGTTAGTTGAAGATGATCCTAGCCAAGAAAATTAGAATCAAGCCGAATGAAGAGCAAGAGCAGAAGCTTTGGCAATCCGTTGGTACAGCAAGATTCATCTACAACTGGACATTGGCAAGACAAGAAGAAAACTACAACAACGGTGGGAAGTTTATCTTAGATGGTACGTTGAGGAAAGAACTAACCCAATTAAAGAAAACTGAGTTGCAATGGCTAAATGAAGTGTCAAATAACGTGGCTAAACAAGCTGTTAAAGATGCTTGTAATGCTTATAAACGTTTCTTTAAAGGTCTGGCTGACAAACCAAAGTTTAAGAGCAGACGTAAAAGTAAACCATCGTTTTACAATGACACGGAAAAGTTGAAAGTAAAGCCAATGAAAGTGTTGATCGAAAAGGTAGGATGGGTTAACACAACTGAACAAATTCCGATGGAAGTGAAATACATGAACCCTAGAGTAAGTTTTGACGGAAAGTACTGGTATTTATCCGTTGGAGTGGAAGAAGAACAATCGAAAATTGAATTAACAGATGAAGTTATCGGTGTTGATGTAGGTATTAAAGATTTAGCTGTATGTAGTAATGGAATGACGTTTAAAAATATAAACAAAACAAAAAGAATCAAAAAGATGGAAAAGAAGTTGCGTAGGTTGCAACGCACCCTATCAAAAAAATATGAAATGAATAAGGAGGGAAACCGTTTCGTCAAAACATGCAACATTATAAAACTCGAAAAGAAAATAAAGTTAGTACACCGTAAATTAGCAAATATAAGAAACAATTATTTGCATCAAACAACGAATGAGATCGTGAAAACCAAGCCATCTAAAGTTGTTATGGAAGATTTGAATATTAAAGGCATGATGAAAAACAAACATTTATCCAAAGCGATTGCAAAACAATGTTTACATGAGTTTAAAAAACAAATGGAGTACAAATGTAAGTTTTATGGAATTGAATTAATACTCGCTGATAAATGGTATCCATCTTCTAAGACATGTAGTTGTTGTGGAGAAGTAAAAAAAGACCTTAAACTATCAGATCGTACATACCAATGTAATTCATGTGGTTTGGTGATAGATCGAGACTATAATGCAAGTCTGAATCTATCAAACTATCAACAAATCAGCGTAATATCACTTTAAAAGATATCGTTGATGTGTACCATTCGTTGTATGGGAATTTACGCCCTTGGATGTGTTATATCAAACGAGAGTAGCCATGGCAAAATCGGACACGATGAACAGGGAAATAAACATGACTTTATAGAGTTTTATAAGGTTTTGGCAACGGTTAACTTCATGTGGAATTCAGGATTGAAATGGATGTCTCTAATTATTGGAGTTATGATGGGGGCTGGATTTTCCTCCGGACAAGAGGTGTGGCAATTTTTTGGAGAACAAAGTGAGTTATCTATTTTTTTATTTACTATTATTTTTTCAATCAGTTGTTATGTCGTATTGAATATTAGCTTTGAAGAAAAGACAGGGAATTTTCTACCTGTGTTACATAAGCTTATTGGGAAAA
The window above is part of the Chengkuizengella sp. SCS-71B genome. Proteins encoded here:
- a CDS encoding RNA-guided endonuclease TnpB family protein, coding for MILAKKIRIKPNEEQEQKLWQSVGTARFIYNWTLARQEENYNNGGKFILDGTLRKELTQLKKTELQWLNEVSNNVAKQAVKDACNAYKRFFKGLADKPKFKSRRKSKPSFYNDTEKLKVKPMKVLIEKVGWVNTTEQIPMEVKYMNPRVSFDGKYWYLSVGVEEEQSKIELTDEVIGVDVGIKDLAVCSNGMTFKNINKTKRIKKMEKKLRRLQRTLSKKYEMNKEGNRFVKTCNIIKLEKKIKLVHRKLANIRNNYLHQTTNEIVKTKPSKVVMEDLNIKGMMKNKHLSKAIAKQCLHEFKKQMEYKCKFYGIELILADKWYPSSKTCSCCGEVKKDLKLSDRTYQCNSCGLVIDRDYNASLNLSNYQQISVISL
- a CDS encoding alpha/beta hydrolase encodes the protein MEAVKRSEHLIDPEIRGIIDEMGSMGLTPENYLEVREQMKAFFSSDVKEHYDVEIEEVWIDNIFDDSKVRLVITKPQNKVKKLNPFIYSMHGGGMIVGGPELDNETHAFLAHHYHFIGVSVDYRLAPEFSQPAQLHDCYSGIKWCIDHAKELNIDTEKVAVAGVSAGSGLAGGLALFIRDRQEFNIHHLRLSVPMLDDRTAIKEAHPFNGEYFFNHAINYFGWKSVLKQEPGTEGISEYYSPARAKTFKGLPNTYLCVGSIELFADETLDFAKKLMYDGVPVELHLYPGYHHQGLSVPGAYHAKRENENNLNALLRALKI
- a CDS encoding DHA2 family efflux MFS transporter permease subunit, encoding MYSNEKELDLNNFKRGPILVALLIGAFVMILNETLLNIAFPDLMIEFKISASTVQWLATAYMLVVGILVPVTALLQQWFTTRQMFFGAMTLFVIGTIVCSISPVFGILLVGRVIQALGTGLMMPVLMNTILIIFPPDNRGAAMGMIGLVIMSAPAIGPALSGLIIDTFNWRWLFYLVIPLAVFSILFASAYLKNVSKLTRPKVDIISIILSTIGFGGIVFGFSSVGEGSWTDPIVYWSITVGVIALILFVWKQLHMKEPMLNLQAFRYPMFSLVIVLMLIILMSLFSTIIMLPLFLINILGVSALTAGLILMPGGIINGILAPISGVVFDKFGPKVLVIPGLILFSVSIYLFSQIESTWTSGYVIFLHVLMMISIAMVMMPAQTTGLNQLPKNLYAHGTAIMNTMQQVSGAIGTALFISIMTSGATDYMESSSDPANPVELIEAQIYGFHISFLVGVFFGIVALALGIFIKKTKSL
- a CDS encoding IS607 family transposase; its protein translation is MKYYSIGQFAKLIGKTKDTLRNWDKQGKFKPDHVSVSGYRYYSQEQLNHFLGIKGEKQLNKKVIGYCRVSSHKQKDDLERQIENVRTYMLAKGYQFEIISDIGSGINYNKKGLNQLIDKITNSEVEKVVILYKDRLIRFGFELIENLCDKYGTTIEIIDHTEKTEEQELVEDLIQIVTVFSCRLQGKRANKAKKMIKELVEDDPSQEN
- a CDS encoding HesB/YadR/YfhF family protein, whose protein sequence is MNLTVTPIAANHFKDEFQLQQGDYVHFFVKYGGHSVIQTSFSLGISHDKPEKIGASVEIDNVTYYVEESDLWYFEGHQLQVDFNKQNEEIEYNYHKE